TGGAAAGAGCGCGTAACGACATGTCGTTCAACATTGCCAATGCGTTTTTGCAGATACTGCTGGCTAATGAACAGGTAAAGATCGGCGAATCGCAGGTGGCCCTTTCTACCTCGCAGTTGGAAAATACGAAGAAGCTGGTAGCAGCCGGCTCCGTACCCGAAAGTAACCAGGCCGACCTGGAAGCACAGCTGGCGCGCGACAGCTCTACGCTGGTAACCGCCCGCAACCAGGCGGTGATTTCCGTACTCACGTTAAAAGCTATATTGAACCTCGATTTCAATATTCCTTTTGAGCCAGAAGTACCCGCCAACATCAAAACTACTCCTGTATTAGATATTGCGCAAACCGCCCCGGAGATGGTGTTTAGCGCAGCCCTCTCGAACCAGCCGCAAACAAAGGCCGACCGCGCCAATGTAATGGCTTCCGAGCGTTATCTCGCAGCCGCCAGGGCACTCCAGTATCCATCGCTGCGCGCAGCGGGAAGTTTGGGTACCAACTATGCCAGTACCTCGCAGGAGGTGTTCGGCGCGCCGGTTTTTAACGGCTTCGATACGATCGCTGCCGTGAATGTAGGAGGCTCGGAGTACGGTGTTTACCAACCCAGCTACGGCTTTAACACCCGCAAAACGCCATTTGGTACACAAATCGGTAATAACTTCCGCCAGTATATTGGTCTGAGCCTCAACATTCCCATCCTGAATGGCTGGGCCAACCGCAGCGCCGTACTGCGTGCGAAAATAGATGTAGAGAACCGCGAGCTTACACAGGCGGTGAACCGTCAGCAACTCCGTCAGGATGTTTACACCGCCCATGCGAATGCCGCCGCTGCATTACAGAAGTTTCATGCAGCAGAGTCGACGGAGCGCGCATCGCAAAAAGCATTCGACTTCGCCACCAAACGTTACAATGTTGGTTTAATGAACTCGGTGGAGTATATTACTACGCAAACGAACCTTAATAAGGCACAGATAGACAAAGTATCTGCCCTCTACGATTATATATTCAAAATCAAATTGCTGGAGTTCTACCGCGACCAGAAAATTACGCTGTAGCGTAGGCCCGGCCGAAACAAAACCGTTTATGAAAAGAAAAAGAAGAGTAGTCTACATTGTGTTGGGCCTGCTTATCTTAGTGATTGCTGTCATTGTCATCAAAGGCAGAAAGAAGGATGACAGCATCACAGTAGCGACAGACAAAGCCGCCATGCGCGACATCATAGAGGTAGTTTCGGCGACCGGCAAAATATATCCTGAAATAGAAGTGAAAGTTAGCTCGGACGTGTCCGGCGAAATTACCGACCTGCTCGTACAGGAAGGCGATTCCGTTAAAAAAGGACAGGTACTGGCACGCATCTACGCCGACGTGTATGGCTCCATGCGCGACAAAGCCTCCGCTTCCGTAAGCCAGTCGCAGGCCATGTTGGCCAACAGGGAGGCGACTATCGCCGCTTTTAAAGCCCGGCTCGACCAGGCCAAGATCGTATACGATCGTAACAAGAAACTACTCGACGATAAAGTAATCGCCCGCACCGAATTTGAAACGGCGGATGCAGAATACAAAGCCGCGCTCTCTGACTTTAATGCTGCACAACAACAGGTAAACAGCGACCGGTTCGCGGTGCAGAGTGCCCAGGCCAATCTGAAAGAAGCGAATACGAATCTCGGTCGTACCACCATCCTCAGTCCCATGAGTGGTATCATTTCTATGCTGCCCGTTAAAAAAGGCGAACGCGTAGTAGGTACCGCACAAATGGCGGGTACCGAAATGCTGCGCATCGCGGATATGAACGTGATGGAAGTACAGGTGGACGTGGGCGAGAACGACATTCCGAAAGTGAAGTACGGCGATACGGCGGTAATCGAAGTGGATGCTTATAACAACCGCAAGTTTAAAGGACTGGTAACACAAATCGCCAGCTCCAGTAAAGACGCTGCAAGTGCTACCGCATCCAGTTCCACCGAACAGGTGACTAACTACATTGTACACATCCGCGTACTGCTTCAGTCGTACGCCGATTTATATGATCCCAAACATCCCAACGTATTCCCGCTGCGCCCGGGTATGAGCGCCAGTGTAGATATTCAAACCCGCTATGGAAAAGGCGTATTGTCTATTCCCATCACCGCCGTTACCACCCGCGATATGAACGATACCGGTAAAACTACGCCGAAAGGTGGTAAACCCGCTGGTGGTGCTCCTTCCGCTGATGAAGGTCCGGAAAAGAAGAAAGACATCCGCGAAGTAGTGTTCGTGTTGCAGAGCGATGGTACCGTGCGTATGCGCGAAGTGACGATCGGCATCCAGGACGATAACAACATCGAGATCCGCAGTGGTCTTAAAGCCGGCGAAGAAATCGTGCAGGCGCCATATGCAGCCGTATCGCGCGAGTTGAGCAATGGCAAGAAAGTGAAGGTGGTGCCTAAAAAAGATTTGTTCGAAGGGCAGGCTAAATAAGTTCCCGCAATATTATTTACATTGCAGGAAATTTCCTGGAACGTTGAGCATGGGTAAAAAAATCGGGATTATCGGCAGTGGCAGCTGGGCCACGGCTTTGGCGAAAATACTGACCGATAACGAGCATCATGTGGCGTGGTGGGTACGTAATGAAGATACGATCCGTCACCTGCAGTTAAGGCATCACAACAAACACTACCTTACTTCCGTATATTTCAATACACAACTGCTGACCGTCAGCAACGTGGTGGCCGATGTAATTGAGGCCAGCGAATATATCATCCTGGCCGTACCCTCCGCCTTTTTGCGCGATGTACTGGCCCCGCTGTCCAACGACGCGTTGCAGGGCAAAAAGGTAGTGTCGGCCATCAAAGGCCTCATCCCCGGCGATAACATGCTCATTAACGACTTTCTCGCCGAAACATTCGATCTTCCCCTCGAACAATATTTTACGATCACCGGTCCGTGCCACGCCGAAGAGGTAGCCGCGGAAAAGCTGTCGTACCTTACGTTCTCTGGTGTTAACCTGGCAGATGCCCAGTCGCTGGCAGACTTATTTACGAACAGCTACCTGCAGACCATCGTGAACCGCGATGTGTTAGGTGTTCAGTTCGCGGCCGTACTTAAAAACATTTACGCCATGGGCGGTGGTATCGCTCACGGTCTCGAATACGGCGATAACTTCCTGAGCGTTTATGTCGGCAACTGCTTCCGCGAAATGCAGGTGTTTCTCGAAACGTACGAGCGCCAGCAGCCTGAGGAAAGTGCCACCCAGCACAATTACAACGCCAGCGCCTACCTTGGCGACCTGCTCGTTACCTGCTATTCCCTGCATAGCCGTAATCGCACGTTCGGTAACATGATTGGCAAGGGGTATAGCGTAAAAGCGGCGCAACTGGAACTGAATATGATCGCCGAAGGCTACTACGCCAGCCGCTGTATTTTCGAGATCAATAAACAAACCGGTGCCCATATGCCCATTGCCCAGGCCGTTTACGCCATCCTCTGGGAAGGTCTTCACCCCGAAGAAGCCTTCCTTGCTTTAGAAAAAGAATTTATCTAGCTGGTAACCAGCTTTTTATACGTTTCTCGGCCGCCGTTGTGTCACTCACTTCGGCGGCTTTTTCTTTCTTCATCTTAAGAGGATCCTAAGTGCATCGTAACTAACTGTAACTAAAATGTAGCTAATTGTTACTGATCCAGTAGTGTTTTAGCTACCATTCAGTAACGATCCTCTTTAGATCCTCTTACGATCTACCATCCGGTTCCGGGCCGGGGTAGATCCATCGTATACGCTTTCTATATGCCTGGTTAGCACCAGCAAGGGTTTCAGCGTTTTAGTATATACACAGGGTATACACCGGATATACCACCACTTTGCTGAAAAAAAGAAAGAACGGGTGTTCCGTAGCTGTTTTCCATCGGTTTAACTGAAAAATAAGTTCAATAACTGATAAAATAGTTGTTCAACTGAAAAATACGTTATATATTCGTACTGTATCATTAACAGTATGGAAAGTTTAACCAAGGCAGAGGAAAAAGTAATGCAAGTTTTGTGGAAGCTCGGCAAGGCGTTCGTAAAAGATATCATCGAACACATGGACGAGCAGCCCAAGCCGCCGTATACCACCATTTCCTCGATCGTGAGAATATTGGAGTCGAAGGGGTTTGTAGGCTATAAGGCGTACGGTAAAACCCATGAGTACTTCCCGGTAATTCAGCGGGAAGAATACAGTAAACGCACGCTGCGCCAGATGATCACGGATTATTTCGACGGCTCTGCGGCGAATGTGATGTCGTTTTTAGTGCGGGAGGAAAAGTTGGGAGAGGCGGAAATAGAAGCGTTGAAAAAACTGATCGAGAAATCTTAAAATCCTGTGTATGCCGCAATTCCTGCAGTACCTGTTACAAAGTTCTGTTTGCCTGTTGGCGTGTTACCTATTGTACCTGCTGGTATTCAGGCGCCTGACCTTTTTTGGGATGTCGCGGCTGTATTTGCTGTTGGCGTTGGTAGCCTCGCTGGTGATACCCTTATTGCGCATCGCGGTTCCGGAACAAGTGGCGCCGGTGGCCATGCCTGTCATAGATGCCACGCCCATTGCCATTGCATCCGGCAGCTTTGAGGCAGATATGCCGGAGGTAGCGCCGCAAGCGCCTTTATGGCCGGTGCTGTTACTGGCGGGTTACGTGTTGGGCGCCTTGGTGGTATTGGCGCGGCTTATGCTGGGATTGAAAGGATTATGGAAGCTTATGCGGCAAGGAGAGAAGCTGATTATCGACGGCTACCGGGTGGTGTTGACGAACGGCGTAAATGCTTCTTTTGCTCCTTACATTTTTGTAGACCGTAACGCTTTCAATAGTGCAGACCGCGCACAGATCCTGTTACATGAAAAAACGCACATCCGGTTATACCATGCGGCGGACCTGCTGTTGCTGGAAGTCGTGTCGGTCTTGTGCTGGTTTAACCCGGTAACCTGGTTTTACCGTCGCTCGCTGAAGGAGGTGCATGAGTACCAGGTAGACAGGGTGGTGAGCGGCCAGACGGATATAAAAGCGTATGCATCTTTATTACTCAGACTGGCCACTGCCGGTCGTTCGTACCCGGTTAATACTTTCAGTATGCAACCCCTGAAAGGCCGTATTACGATGTTATTCACCCATCCATCTCATCACATGAAAAAGTTACTATTCGCGTTGGCCATACCTGTTGTGGCAGCACTGCTCTACAGCTTCTCGCTGGAACGTAAGCCTGTTATAACTTCGGGCGAAAAAAACTTCGTATTACTACTCGATGCCAGCCATGGCGGCGATGATGCGGGCGCAGTAGGTCATGGCGCCAAAGAAAAGGAACTGACTTTGTTACTCGTCAAAGAAATAGGCGAACAGGCTAAAGCTGTCGGTTTCGAAGTGAACTATACCCGCACCGGCGATGAAACTGTTGGCTTAAAAGAAAGAGTCGCGCAAATGGAAACCAACAAGGCAGATCTTTTCCTGAGTGTACATGTGGATGCGGTGAATAACGCCGATGCAGGCAACTCTGCTATTTACCTGAATACGAGAAATGCACATGCATCGTCCTCCGCAAACGCTAGCCGTATTTTATACGCGCAGCTGAAAAACCTGGAAGGGCTTCCCGTAAAAAACCTGCCCATGCATATGGATAAGGTGATGGTGCTGGAAAAAGCTTCTACGGCGGCAGTGCTGTTATCAATGGGTAACATGCTGCACGAGGCCGACCTCAAATTGCTGTCGGACGCAAAATGGCGTACTGACTTCGGAGCCAAAGTGGTGCAGGCGCTGCAGAACATCAAAACCGCTGGCGCACAAAGTACAACGCTGCATGAAATGATGGGCGTGCCCGAGGAGATGACGCACATCTGGCAGATGGAACGCCCGCGGCGTACAGTGAATGCGGATGGCGAAGTAAAGGAAGGATGTTAAACGAACAGGTCGGCGGCAATGCCGTCGGCGAAGAACTTTCCTTCGCGGGTGAGTTTGAGGTGTGACCCCTCATGTATCATCCATCCCTGTTGAACATATTGTTCGCCGGCAGCCAGCAGCTGCCGGCTTTTTTCTTCCCCGAAACGTTCGTTCACGACCCGCAGATCGCAGCCGGCAGCGGTGCGCAGCGATATCATGATCAGCTCATTGAGCATCATCTCCGGCGTGAGTAATTCAACCTCGAAAGGTACTTGAGCCTGGCGGATGCTTTGCATGTACAGGGCATTGTTCGCCACATTCCATTGCCGGCTTTTGCCGTTGAAGGAATGGGCAGATGGGCCTAAACCCAGGTAGGGCGTACCTTTCCAGTAACTGCTGTTGTGCCGGGAGTGGTAGCCGGGCAGGGCAAAGTTGGAGATTTCGTAATGCTCGTAACCGGCAGCCTGCACCATATCCATCAGGATCGCGAAGTGGCGGGCGGCCTTATCAGCATCTATGGGTGGTATCTTTTTCTTTTCGATGAAGTGGTCGAGCGCGGTACCTGGTTCCACGGTAAGTGCGTAGCAGGAGAGGTGCGGAATGCCCAGTGCGATGGCACGTTCCACGTTTTCTTTCCAGGCTTCGTCTGTTAACGTGGGGCCGCCATATATAAGGTCGATGCTGATGTTGCGGATGCCGCTTTGCTGCGCGTTCATAATACAGGCGACGGCCTGGTCTGCATTGTGCGCACGGTTCATCCAGCGCAGGTCTTCCTCGCTGAACGATTGTACACCGATGCTCAGGCGGTTTATGCCAGCGGCCGAAAATTCGGCCAGCTTCTCCATCGTAAGGTCGTCGGGATTGGCTTCGAGAGTAATTTCCGGAACGGGAATAACGTTGAAGAGCCGGCGCGCTTCGGTGAGCAGGCGTTGGATGTCTACAGCGGGCAATATGCTGGGAGTGCCGCCGCCGAAGTAAATCGTTTCGATAGACTGGCCGGCCAGGTAAGTTTGTTGTATGGTCATTTCCGCTAACAGGCAGTTCACCATCTCGCCTGCGTTGTGCCGGGTGGTAGAAAAGTGAAAGTTGCAGTAATGACAAGCCTTTTTGCAAAAAGGGATGTGAATATAAATACCGGCCATGGTCGCACGTAAAAAAGAAACTGATCTAATATTTGCAATCCTCGAAAAAAGAGGGAGTTTTGTCAAAATTTTCGGAACAAGAAATAGTTGCACTATATTACGGTGCATCGCCAAAAAAAGCTATCCGTGCGTATTGTAGTATCCTTCCTTGTCTTATTATTTGCCTACTTTCCGCTTGCAGCGCAAACGGATTCCCAGTTGGTCGCTCCCGCGCCACAGCCGGCCAAACCAGCCGTACGCGTAGCAGCACCCAAAGTTAAGACAGATTCCGCGCAACTCCTTATGAAGGTGGCAGACTCGCTGCAGGTGAAGGATTCGCTGCCTGAAGTGCACGCATATGACACGCTGATGGCCGCCCTGGAAGCACGCAATTTGCTGCTCAGCAAAAAAATCGATCCCCCTTATTACGATATTAATCCCCTGCGGGAAGCGCCGGACGAAGACTGGCTGGTGTATACCGTAGCGGGTGTATTGCTGCTGCTCGGTATCATCCGTGCAGCCTACGTGAAATACTTTTCCGACCTGTTCCGCGCATTTTTCAATCCGACGTTGAGCCAGCGCCAGTTAAAGGACCAGCTGTCGCAGTCGCCGTTCCCGAATTTTTTGCTGAACGTGTTTTTCGTGATCAGTCTTGGGTTGTACCTATACCTGCTGATGAAGCGGCTCGATTATCTTAAAAATGAAAATGCCTGGATTTTGATCCCTGCGCTCATAGTACTGGTGGCAGTCATTTACTTTGTAAAATATGTAGTGCTGCGATTCTGCGGTTGGCTGTTTGGTAACGCAGAACTGATCGATGCGTATGTGTTCGTTTTGTACCTGATCAACAAGATACTCGGCATTTTGCTGGCGCCTTTCCTGGTGCTGCTGGCCTTCGGAAAGCCCGATTTAGCCATGGCAATGCTATATATCTCGTTATTTTGTATAGTATTATTGATTGTCTACAGGTATATAAGGTCATATTCACTGGTCAAACAATACTTATCTTTCAGCAGATTGCATTTTTTTCTTTACCTTTGCGCATTCGAAGTAGTGCCGGTGTTGATTATAACAAAGGCTTTACTGAAACTAATTGGTTAACTGGTAATCTAATTTACTGCGATTGTTAACACAAGAGCAAATTACGTATGATAAAAGGCGGGCCAAAAAAAGAATTGCTGGATAAGCAACTGTCAATCCTGATTTCCCAACCTAAGCCAGAGACAGAGAAATCCCCTTACTACGACTTAGCAAAGAAATTTAACGTGAAATTGGATTTCCACCCTTTCATCAGGGTAGAAGGAGTTCCGGGCAAGGAGTTTCGCAAGCAAAAGGTAGATATTCTCAACTACAGCGCTGTCATCTTTACGAGCCGCAACTCCGTAGATCACTTTTTCCGCGTTTGCGAGGAACTAAAGCTGAAGGTATCACAGGACTGCAAATATTTCTGCATTACAGAAGCCGTGGCTTTGTACCTGCAGAAGTTCATACTTTACCGTAAACGTAAAGTGTTTTTCGGCGCCGACGGCACTACCAAAAGCCTGCTCGATGTGATGAACAAACACCGCGAAAACGAGAAGTTCCTCTTCCCCAGCTCCGACAGTCAGAAGAAAGACATTGAAGAATGGATGAAAGCGAACAAGTGCGAATATGCAACAGCAAGTTTGTACAAAACCGTTTCCAACGATGTGAAAGACGTATTGGCGGCCACTTCCTACGACATGATCGTGTTCTTTAGTCCGTCGGGTGTTAAATCGCTTTTCGAAAACATGCCTAAGTTTAAGCAGAACGGCACCGCTATCGGCGCGTTCGGTCCTACTACTTCGGCAGCGGTGGAAGAAGCCGGATTACGTTTAGATCTCAAAGCTCCCGCTCCGCAGGCACCGTCTATGGTAGCTGCTTTAGAAAAATATCTTAGCGAGCGCGGCAAAAAATAAACAGAATTGCCAAAAATATATTTATTTGCAAGGGAACGGTGAAAGCCGTTCCCTTGCTGCTTTTGGGGCGGCCTGTATTTTGAGGGGGAATAGACACATTAAACCATAACATGAATGCCTGCACATACGAACAGGCTGGCCCGCGAGGCCAGTCCATACCTGCTACAGCACGCCCATAATCCCGTAGACTGGTTTCCCTGGGGGGAAGAGGCGCTTCGTCGCGCAGAAGAAGAGGATAAACCTATACTTGTGAGTATCGGGTACGCCGCCTGCCACTGGTGCCATGTAATGGAACGCGAAAGTTTCGAAAATGAAGAAACGGCGGCCATCATGAATCAACATTTCATCAACATAAAGATCGACCGCGAAGAGCGGCCCGACCTCGATCATATTTACATGGACGCCCTGCAGGCGATGAGCGGGCAGGGCGGCTGGCCGTTAAATGTGTTCCTGTTGCCCAACAGGCAACCATTTTACGGCGGCACCTACTTTCCGCCCGTGCAGGCGTACAATCGCCCGTCGTGGACGCAGGTGCTGGAGTCTATCAATGATGCCTATCACAACAGGCGGGCGGAGTTGGAGGAGCAGGCGCGTACGCTGACCGAGCATCTCGAAAACTCGAACAAGTTTGGGGTAGAGGCAGTGAAAAACAGCCTGGTGCCGGTGAACGAACTGTTCACCCGCGAACAATGCGACACGGCGGCAAAAGCCATATTGGCGCAGGGCGACAAGGAATGGGGTGGTTTTGGCAGGGCACCAAAGTTCCCCGGCACGTTTTCGATCCGTTATCTTTTACAATACCATCACGCATTTGGCGATGAGGCGGCAAAAAAGCAGGCCTTACTTTCCCTCGATAAAATGATACAGGGTGGTATTTACGACCAGCTTGGCGGCGGCTTTTCCCGTTACTCCACCGACGAAATGTGGCTTGCGCCGCATTTTGAGAAGATGCTGTACGACAATGCGCTGCTGATCGATGCGATGGCCGATGCCTACCAGCTCACTTCCAACAAAACGTATCTTGATACAATTGTTCATACCCTGGAGTTCATCAAACGCGAAATGACCTCGCCGGACGGGGCCTTCTATGCCGCGCTGGATGCGGATTCCGAAGGAGTGGAAGGTAAGTTTTACACCTGGTCAAAAACAGAGATAGAAGACATCCTGGGAGATCATGCAGAATTGTTCTGCCGGTTTTACGATGTCCGCGACGGGGGAAATTGGGAGCATACAAATATTTTATGGACGCCCGAACCTGTAACTGAATTTGTAGCCGGCACCGGATTACCCATTGAGCAGCTGGAAGTTATACTTGCCGGATGCCGCGCAAAACTGCTACAGGAGCGAAATAAACGGGTAAGACCGGGGCTCGACGACAAAATATTATTAGGCTGGAATGCGTTATTGATTCACGCGTGTTGCAAAGCATACAGTATAAGTAACGATCCCGTTTACCGGGACATGGCGGAAAGCGCTATGAACTTTGTACTAAAGGCGATGGAACAGCCGGGAGGAAGCGGGGCCCTATACCATACCTACAAAAACGGTGCTGCCAAGTATCCTGCCTTCCTGGATGATTATGCATATGTGATCAGGGCGCTGATAGCGCTGCAGGAAGTGACGGGCAATCTTTTCTACATTCGCCGTGCGAAAGCGCTGGCGACCTTTGTAGAGGCGGCTTTTGGAGATGAGGAAGGAATTTATTTTTACTATACGGCAACCGGTCAAACCGACGTTATCGTACGTAAGAAGGAAATTTATGATGGCGCCGTCCCCAGCGGTAATGCAGTAATGGCCTGCAACTTGTTGTATCTCTCCATCGTATTCGATGAGCAGTCGTGGGCAAACAGGGCAACCGGTATGATGTCGGGCCTGGCGCAAACGGCAGTACGGTATCCAACTTCTTTCGGTGTATGGGCGGCTTTGCTGATGCAGCTGGTGCTCGGAACAAAAGAACTAGCGGTCGTTGGGCCGGAATATGCGCAGCGCATGAACGAGATTAACCAGCGGTTCATTCCATTCAAAGTATTGTTAGGCTCGCCGCGGAGTGAGGCAGATATGCCG
This genomic interval from Chitinophaga horti contains the following:
- a CDS encoding N-acetylmuramoyl-L-alanine amidase, with protein sequence MPQFLQYLLQSSVCLLACYLLYLLVFRRLTFFGMSRLYLLLALVASLVIPLLRIAVPEQVAPVAMPVIDATPIAIASGSFEADMPEVAPQAPLWPVLLLAGYVLGALVVLARLMLGLKGLWKLMRQGEKLIIDGYRVVLTNGVNASFAPYIFVDRNAFNSADRAQILLHEKTHIRLYHAADLLLLEVVSVLCWFNPVTWFYRRSLKEVHEYQVDRVVSGQTDIKAYASLLLRLATAGRSYPVNTFSMQPLKGRITMLFTHPSHHMKKLLFALAIPVVAALLYSFSLERKPVITSGEKNFVLLLDASHGGDDAGAVGHGAKEKELTLLLVKEIGEQAKAVGFEVNYTRTGDETVGLKERVAQMETNKADLFLSVHVDAVNNADAGNSAIYLNTRNAHASSSANASRILYAQLKNLEGLPVKNLPMHMDKVMVLEKASTAAVLLSMGNMLHEADLKLLSDAKWRTDFGAKVVQALQNIKTAGAQSTTLHEMMGVPEEMTHIWQMERPRRTVNADGEVKEGC
- the hemW gene encoding radical SAM family heme chaperone HemW, translating into MAGIYIHIPFCKKACHYCNFHFSTTRHNAGEMVNCLLAEMTIQQTYLAGQSIETIYFGGGTPSILPAVDIQRLLTEARRLFNVIPVPEITLEANPDDLTMEKLAEFSAAGINRLSIGVQSFSEEDLRWMNRAHNADQAVACIMNAQQSGIRNISIDLIYGGPTLTDEAWKENVERAIALGIPHLSCYALTVEPGTALDHFIEKKKIPPIDADKAARHFAILMDMVQAAGYEHYEISNFALPGYHSRHNSSYWKGTPYLGLGPSAHSFNGKSRQWNVANNALYMQSIRQAQVPFEVELLTPEMMLNELIMISLRTAAGCDLRVVNERFGEEKSRQLLAAGEQYVQQGWMIHEGSHLKLTREGKFFADGIAADLFV
- a CDS encoding uroporphyrinogen-III synthase, encoding MKLDFHPFIRVEGVPGKEFRKQKVDILNYSAVIFTSRNSVDHFFRVCEELKLKVSQDCKYFCITEAVALYLQKFILYRKRKVFFGADGTTKSLLDVMNKHRENEKFLFPSSDSQKKDIEEWMKANKCEYATASLYKTVSNDVKDVLAATSYDMIVFFSPSGVKSLFENMPKFKQNGTAIGAFGPTTSAAVEEAGLRLDLKAPAPQAPSMVAALEKYLSERGKK
- a CDS encoding TolC family protein; protein product: MKAAMLSALLFVGSFRAQAQDKWSFERCVAFALEHNLTIKQSVLQKRLAELVYQQNQLSQLPTLNAGADIGYNFGRSINPTTNSFDNTTLFSSGLSLSAGANLFNFFRVQNNIKGSRYEMEASNFLLERARNDMSFNIANAFLQILLANEQVKIGESQVALSTSQLENTKKLVAAGSVPESNQADLEAQLARDSSTLVTARNQAVISVLTLKAILNLDFNIPFEPEVPANIKTTPVLDIAQTAPEMVFSAALSNQPQTKADRANVMASERYLAAARALQYPSLRAAGSLGTNYASTSQEVFGAPVFNGFDTIAAVNVGGSEYGVYQPSYGFNTRKTPFGTQIGNNFRQYIGLSLNIPILNGWANRSAVLRAKIDVENRELTQAVNRQQLRQDVYTAHANAAAALQKFHAAESTERASQKAFDFATKRYNVGLMNSVEYITTQTNLNKAQIDKVSALYDYIFKIKLLEFYRDQKITL
- a CDS encoding DUF4271 domain-containing protein, producing MRIVVSFLVLLFAYFPLAAQTDSQLVAPAPQPAKPAVRVAAPKVKTDSAQLLMKVADSLQVKDSLPEVHAYDTLMAALEARNLLLSKKIDPPYYDINPLREAPDEDWLVYTVAGVLLLLGIIRAAYVKYFSDLFRAFFNPTLSQRQLKDQLSQSPFPNFLLNVFFVISLGLYLYLLMKRLDYLKNENAWILIPALIVLVAVIYFVKYVVLRFCGWLFGNAELIDAYVFVLYLINKILGILLAPFLVLLAFGKPDLAMAMLYISLFCIVLLIVYRYIRSYSLVKQYLSFSRLHFFLYLCAFEVVPVLIITKALLKLIG
- a CDS encoding BlaI/MecI/CopY family transcriptional regulator; its protein translation is MESLTKAEEKVMQVLWKLGKAFVKDIIEHMDEQPKPPYTTISSIVRILESKGFVGYKAYGKTHEYFPVIQREEYSKRTLRQMITDYFDGSAANVMSFLVREEKLGEAEIEALKKLIEKS
- a CDS encoding efflux RND transporter periplasmic adaptor subunit, which translates into the protein MKRKRRVVYIVLGLLILVIAVIVIKGRKKDDSITVATDKAAMRDIIEVVSATGKIYPEIEVKVSSDVSGEITDLLVQEGDSVKKGQVLARIYADVYGSMRDKASASVSQSQAMLANREATIAAFKARLDQAKIVYDRNKKLLDDKVIARTEFETADAEYKAALSDFNAAQQQVNSDRFAVQSAQANLKEANTNLGRTTILSPMSGIISMLPVKKGERVVGTAQMAGTEMLRIADMNVMEVQVDVGENDIPKVKYGDTAVIEVDAYNNRKFKGLVTQIASSSKDAASATASSSTEQVTNYIVHIRVLLQSYADLYDPKHPNVFPLRPGMSASVDIQTRYGKGVLSIPITAVTTRDMNDTGKTTPKGGKPAGGAPSADEGPEKKKDIREVVFVLQSDGTVRMREVTIGIQDDNNIEIRSGLKAGEEIVQAPYAAVSRELSNGKKVKVVPKKDLFEGQAK
- a CDS encoding NAD(P)H-dependent glycerol-3-phosphate dehydrogenase, translated to MGKKIGIIGSGSWATALAKILTDNEHHVAWWVRNEDTIRHLQLRHHNKHYLTSVYFNTQLLTVSNVVADVIEASEYIILAVPSAFLRDVLAPLSNDALQGKKVVSAIKGLIPGDNMLINDFLAETFDLPLEQYFTITGPCHAEEVAAEKLSYLTFSGVNLADAQSLADLFTNSYLQTIVNRDVLGVQFAAVLKNIYAMGGGIAHGLEYGDNFLSVYVGNCFREMQVFLETYERQQPEESATQHNYNASAYLGDLLVTCYSLHSRNRTFGNMIGKGYSVKAAQLELNMIAEGYYASRCIFEINKQTGAHMPIAQAVYAILWEGLHPEEAFLALEKEFI
- a CDS encoding thioredoxin domain-containing protein: MPAHTNRLAREASPYLLQHAHNPVDWFPWGEEALRRAEEEDKPILVSIGYAACHWCHVMERESFENEETAAIMNQHFINIKIDREERPDLDHIYMDALQAMSGQGGWPLNVFLLPNRQPFYGGTYFPPVQAYNRPSWTQVLESINDAYHNRRAELEEQARTLTEHLENSNKFGVEAVKNSLVPVNELFTREQCDTAAKAILAQGDKEWGGFGRAPKFPGTFSIRYLLQYHHAFGDEAAKKQALLSLDKMIQGGIYDQLGGGFSRYSTDEMWLAPHFEKMLYDNALLIDAMADAYQLTSNKTYLDTIVHTLEFIKREMTSPDGAFYAALDADSEGVEGKFYTWSKTEIEDILGDHAELFCRFYDVRDGGNWEHTNILWTPEPVTEFVAGTGLPIEQLEVILAGCRAKLLQERNKRVRPGLDDKILLGWNALLIHACCKAYSISNDPVYRDMAESAMNFVLKAMEQPGGSGALYHTYKNGAAKYPAFLDDYAYVIRALIALQEVTGNLFYIRRAKALATFVEAAFGDEEGIYFYYTATGQTDVIVRKKEIYDGAVPSGNAVMACNLLYLSIVFDEQSWANRATGMMSGLAQTAVRYPTSFGVWAALLMQLVLGTKELAVVGPEYAQRMNEINQRFIPFKVLLGSPRSEADMPLLQGREQENETLIYLCEHYSCVKPVKYISEIFNL